Genomic DNA from Candidatus Rokuibacteriota bacterium:
TGCCTCCCGGTTCGTGGCCGAGTTCGTGGGCGCGGCCGACTTCCTGCCGGGTCTCGTGACCAGCGCCGGCGTCGTCACGGAGGTGGGCGTGTTCGGCAACGTGGGCGACCGCTCGCCGGGCGACCGCGTGGAGGTCATGGTCCGCCCGGACGACATCACCTTCGTGCCGCATCGGGATGGCGCGGGCGTCATCATCCACCGCCACTTCCGCGGCTCGGAGTGCCTCTACTGCATCCGCCTCCCCTCCGGGCACCGCGTGCACTCCTCCCAGCGGTCCTCCTCCATGTTCCCCGTCGGGACCCGGGTGCGGGCCGAGGCCCACCTGCTGCACGTCGTCACGTTCCCGGCCGGGGCGGGGGGCCCTCCGGCCCCGGCGCCGCCTGTTGACGGAGCCTCGGGGACCGAGCGCCAGCCTGGCGGCGGCGATCCAGGCGGTGCAGGCGGTGGGTGAGCGCCGCAATCACCCCGTCGGCCGCGCGGGTGCTGCGGGCACGGTCAAGCGCCTCTCTGATCACCGCGTGGGCAGTGGCGAAGTCACGGCGCCGGTGCTCGTCGATCTTGGCCATCTCCTCCCAGGGTCGTGGGTCGAAGGCCCCCTGGCGATGGACGATCTCCTCCCAGAGGGCCCGCGCCTCCACGAAGCGCGCCCGCCGCCGCTCGGTCCAGGCCAGCCGGGACAGCAGCCGCTCCCGCCCGGCTCCCTCGAGCCCCAGACGCAGCGCCAGCCGGTAGCACGCCTCGCCGCGCGCGGCATCCCGGGGCTCCCAGAGCCGGCCGAGGGCGGCCAGGTCCTCCGGCGCCAGCCCGGGATCGGGCGCGCGCCCGGCCGCGTCGGTCACCCAGCCGGTGAGTGCAGCCAGCGAGAGAATGTCGTGGCGGTTGTGCTCGAAGATCCGGGGCACGTCGCCGGGATGCCTTCGCCTCAGGTAGTCGAAGTACAGGGACGGGATCAGCGCCCCCGGCACGTCGTCCTCGCGGCTGAAGCCCAGCACGCGTTGCTCCACCGTTCCCAGCCGGCAGTCCGCGAGTCGGCCGCCCCAGAGCCGGCGGGCAGCGGGCAGGAGATCGAGGTGGACCCCCTCCCCGGGCCACCGGCGACGCCCGAGCACGAAGCGCGTTTCCAGCAGCGGCAGGTCGAAGCCGGCGCCGTTGTAGGTGACCAGGCCGTCGAAGCGCCGGAGCAGCCCGTCCACGGCGGCCAGGAGCGCCGGCTCCTCGTCGAGGTCGCGCATGAAGAACTGCCGCACCTCTAACTCCGCGCCATCCACAAAACCTGCCCCGACCAGGAACGCATACGTCCCGGTGCCCCCCGCGAGCCCCGTCGTCTCCGTGTCCAGGTACAGGAGACGGTCGGGGCCCGGGGGGGAGACTCCGTCGCGCGCCAGCAGCGCGAGGCACTCCGGAGCGGCCCCACGGAGCGCGGTCAGCGGTTGGCCCCCGTGGACGTGGGCCAGCGGCCAGCGTCGACGCACCACCAGGACGGGCCCGCGCTCCGTCTCCTCGATGGCGCCGGCCACGGCGTCCTGGATCGACGCCGCAGGCCGGTCCGGGCGCGGCGCCCGCGTCCTGGCCTCGAGGCGCCGGATCAGGTCTCGGAGGTCCGCGGGAACGGCCACGGCGGGTGGTGCGCCCGGCTCAGGCCGGGTTCACGAGCTCGGCCAGGAGCGCCCGGGCCGCGGACTTGGCCCGACGGCCCACCTCGTTCACGGGCCCCACACAGGAGGGACAGCCGCTCTTGCACGGGCAGGAGTCGAGCATGGTGCACCCCTGGGCCAGGATCTCGGGGAGCACCTCGAAGATGCGCTCGGCCAGCCCCGCCCCCCCGGGCTGGCTGTCGTAGAGGTAGATCGTCGGAGTGAACGCCTCCGCGCGGAGCAGCCGGGCCCGCGCCGACTCCCGTGTCGCCACCACGCCCGTCTCGGCCGGCGTGCCGTCGCCGAGCCACGCGCCCACGTCTCTCACGTCGCAGAGGAGGAAGATCGGGGCGAGGTGGTGGAGCAGGTATGTGAGGGCGCGGAGCCCGTCCACCAGCTCCTCGCGGCTCGGCGACACCCGCGCCAGCACGGCCGGGTCGAAGGTGAGCCAGACGCCCGTGGTCTGCATCTCCTGCTGCGGCAATTCGACTTCCCCCGATCCCACGTTCTCCAGCGTGCCCATCTTGATCTTCTTGAAGCCCACCACCTTCTCGGCCACCAGCACCTCGCCCTGCTCGGCGGCGAGCCCCCGGCTGTCCCGGCGGGTGAAGCGCTGGAGGATCCACACCCCCTTGGCGCTGATGGCGTCGGTGAAGTAGTCCACGACGACCCGCTTGACATAGGCCACCTTCTCCTCGTCCTCGCGGTAGTGGAGCGCCTGCACCTCGAAGGGCTCGCTCTCCACCATGTAGGGGTAGATCATGGCGAAGGCGCTCTTCCAGTCCACCTCCGCGATGATCTGGCGCCGTCGGGTCTCCTTGGCATCCCGCGCCGTCGTGTCGATGACGAGGAAGTTGTCGGAGGTGACCGTCCGGAGGGAGATGTGGTCGGCGGGGTAGGTCTCCGACGTCCAGTGATAGCGATCGCCCGCGCGATGCAGGAGCCCCGCCTCCTCCAGCGCGGCGAGCTGGGCCGAGACCTCCCCGCCGAAGGGCTCCCCGGCCTCGAACGGCAGCTCGAAAGCGCCGCATTTCAGGTGGTTGACGAGGATGAAGGGGTTCTGGGGGTTGATGCGCGCCTGCTCGGGCGAGACCCCGAAGAGGTACTCGGGATGAGCGACCAGGTACTGGTCCATCGGGGCGCTCGTGGCCACGAGGATGGCGACCGACTGGCCGCTGCGCCGCCCCGCGCGCCCCGCCTGCTGCCACAGGGAGGCGATGGTGCCGGGGAATCCGGCCAGCACCGCCACGTCCAGGTGGCCGATGTCGATGCCGAGCTCCAGAGCGCTCGTGGCAACGACGCCCAGCACCTCGCCCGACCTGAGCCCCTGCTCCACCTCGCGCCGCCTGTGCGGCAGGTAGCCGCCGCGGTAGCCCCGCACGATCCCCGAGTCGCCCGTCCTGTCCTCCACCAGCTTCTTGACGGTGGCCAGCACGACCTCGGTGGACAGGCGGCTCTGACAGAAGACGATGGTGGCGATCTTCCCCTTGAGGAAGCGCGCCGCGAGCTTGGCGGCCTCGCCCAGGTAGGGGGCGCGGATCCCCAGCTCCGGGTTCGCCACGGGCGGGTTGTAGCAGACGAAGAGCTTGTCCCCCGTCGGGGCGCCGCTCTCGCCGATCTCGGACACCGGCTCACCCGTGAGGCGCTCGGCCAGCTCGCGCGGATTCGCGATGGTGGCCGAGGCCATGATGAACTGGGGTGCCGAGCCGTAGTGGCGGCAGATGCGCTTGAGCCGGCGGAGCACGTTGGCCAGGTGGCTTCCGAAGACGCCGCGGTAGGCGTGCAGCTCGTCGATGACGATGTAGCGGAGGTTCTGGAAGAGATTCACCCACTTGGTGTGATGCGGCAGGATCCCCGAGTGAAGCATGTCCGGATTGGTGAGCACCAGGTTGGCTCGCGCCCGGACCGCCCGCCGGGCATCCTGCGGCGTGTCGCCGTCGTAAGTGAACATCCGCATGCCAGGCAGCGTCCTGGCGAGCTCGGTCAGCTCGGCGAGCTGGTCCTGGGCCAGGGCCTTGGTGGGGAAGAGGTAGAGGACGCGCGCCTCCGGCTGCTGGACCAGGCTCTGGAGGACGGGCAGGTTGTAGCAGAGCGTCTTCCCCGACGCCGTGGGCGTCACGACCACCAGGTGCTCGCCCTTCGCCACGCTCTCGAAGGCCCGAGCCTGGTGGGAGTAGAGCTGCGTGACGCCCCGGCCGCGGAGCGCTACCACGAGTCGAGGGTCGAGGGAAGACGGGAAGGGGGCGAAGGCGGCGGGGCGGGCGTCGAAGTGCCGGGTCGCGGCGATCAGGGGACCCGTCTCGAGCGAGGTGAGCAGCTCGTCGAGCAGATCCCGTAGCGACATGGCTCATCCTATGTTTAGCGGTCAGGGCTTGTCAACTTCCGCAATGCCGGCGGCGCTTCCGATGGTATGGCTGGTGCCGTGACGGAGCATCCACGCGCCCTTCGCCTCCTGGCGCCGCTCGGCTGGACCATGGTCATTGCCTGGTTCTCCGGCGTGGCAGGGAACAGCTCGGTCACCCGGGAGCTGACGCTGCCGTGGATCGCAGCGCTGCTGCCCTGGGCGGCTCCGGAAACCCTCGAGGCCCTGCACGTGCTGGTTCGCAAGACCGGTCACGTCACCGAGTACGGGCTCCTCGCGTTCCTCTGGGCATGGGCGGTGGGCAGCTGGCGTGCCCCACTGGCGCTGTCGGTCCTCACGGCCTTCCTCGACGAGGCCCACCAGGCGACCACGCTCGAGCGGGAAGGCAGCGTCGGCGATCTCCTGCTGGACTCCACAGCGGCGGCGGCGGCGCTCTGGCTCCTCCACCAGGGCCCCGGCGCGCCCCTCGATACGCTGGCTCGCGCACTCCTGTGGATCGCGGCGGGAGGTGGGACCGCGCTCCTGCTCGTCAACCTCACGGCCGGTGCGCCGGGCGGCTGGCTCTGGCTCTCCGTGCCCGCCGCCTGGATCGCGCTGGCCCTCCTCCGGATGAGGACCAGGCGCCCGTAGTGAGCCCCGGGGGCGCGCGGCCCCCTCGCCCGCGCTACCGGCGCGCGGCTTGCGGGGGGAGCGCGGCGAGGGCCTGGATGAAGCTGCGCGTGTGGCCGACGACGTCGCGATCGAGCGTGCCCTCGGCCCGCCCCTTCTCGGTCTTGACGGACACGACGAAGGGACCGTCCTCGCTGAACAGGCGGTCGTAGGCGCGCCCGAGCTCGTCCTCCGTTCGCACCTCGAGCGCCTTCTCCACGCCGGCGCCCCGGGCGATTCCGGCCAGGCTCGACCGGACCGCCGTGGCCGTCGGCTGCCCGCCCGTCGTCTGATGGACCTCGTTGTCCCAGATCAGCAGCGCGTAGTTCCGGGGGGCCGTCGTGGCGATGGTGCACAAGGAGCCGAGGTTCATGAGGAGCGACCCGTCGCCGTCGAGGCAGATCACGCGGACGTCGGGCCGCGCCAGCGCGATGCCGAGCCCGATGGAGGAGCACTGCCCCATGGAGCCGAAGGTGTAGCAGTTGAGCGGACGGTGGGCCCGGCGCTGCAGCTCGAGCGTCGCCTGCCCGAGGTTCGACACGACGACCTCGCTGGTCAGACGCTCGGCCAGCAGCCGGGTCGCCGTGGCCCGGTTCACGGCCCCGCTCATCCGAGCTTCCCTCCCGTCAGCTCCGCCGGCAGGATGAAGGCCACCGGGAGCGACCGCGTGTACGCCAGCTTGATCAGACCGTCGGCCTGCGCCTCGAGATCGGCGATGGAGCGCGGCATGAGGTGGCGGATGTCGAGGGCGTCGAGGATGCGCGCGGCCGCCTGCCCCACCGGGACCTGGGCCGGGTTGAACTCGCCCAGGTCCCCGCGATGGCTCATGACGAGCACCACCGGGATCTGGCTGGCCACGTTCAGTGAGCCCAGCGTGTTCACGCAGTTCCCGAGCCCGCTGTTCTGCATGATGAGGGCCCCCCGCCGGCCAGCCATGAAGGCCCCGGAGAGGAGGCCGAGCCCCTCCTCCTCGCGGCACACCGTGACCACCCGGCACTGGGAATCGCTCCAGAGCTGCTCGAGCACCTGGGTCACGATGTAGTCGGGGACCGTGGCGAAGAGCCGGATCCCGTTCCGGCGCAGCACGTCCGCCATGTGCTTCGACCAGTTCGCGTCTGCCATCGGTGGACTCCTCCTCTCTCCGGGCACGTTAGCGGCGGTTGCCGTCGAGGTCAAGCACCGCTCGAGGGCGAGCCGCCCGCCGCCTCCTGCCCTCACGGCGGCGCAGCGCCCGGCCGGCTCGCGTACCGCCGGTCGAGCTCGAGGTACCGCGGTGTGTCCACCACGGCCTCCCGCTCCTCGAACGAGGCCATGCGCTCGGCCAGAGCCGCGCTGTTGCCGTCGCGCTTGATGGCCGCCAGCACCTCTTCCATGGCCCGGATGGCGGCACGCTGGAGGTCGGACGGGATGATCACGATGCGGTAGCCCCATGCGCGGAGCCGTTCGAGGGACACCAGCGGCGTCTTCCCGCCGAGAAACATGTTGATGAGCTGCGGGGCGCGGAGGCGCGCCGGGACAGCCTCGATCTGCGCCTCGGTCTGGGGCGCCTCCACGAACAGCATGTCCGCCCCGGCCTCGGCGTAGGCCTGCGCACGCGCCAGCGCGGCCTCGAACCCCTCGACGGCGATGGCGTCGGTCCGGGCGATGATCACCAGGTCGGGGTCGCTGGCGGCTTCCCGGGCCGCCCGGATCTTCTGCGCCATCTCCTCCACCGGGACGACCGACTTGTCGGCGTAGTGCCCGCAGCGCTTGGGGAAATGCTGGTCCTCGAGGTGGAAGGCCGCCACCCCGGCGCGCTCGAGCTCGCGCACGGCGCGGCGCGCGCTCAGCGCATTCCCGTAGCCCGTGTCGGCGTCGGCGATGACCGGCACCTCGGACTGCTCGACGATGCGGGCCACGCGGTCGGCCACCTCCACCAGGCCGAGCAGCCCCAGGTCGGGATAGCCCAGGCTCCGGGCGATGCCGCCGCCCGTGGCGTAGACGGCCGAGAACCCGGCGCGGCAGGCCAGGCGCGCCGAGAGTCCATCGTAGACGCCCGGCGCCACGATGATGTCCGGGCCCGCCAGGAGGCGGCGCAGGCGCGTCGAGGGCCGCATGCTCATGCTCCAGCCGCGGGAGGCATCAGATGTGGCTCCCGGCCCAGGCCCCTTCGTAGAGGGCGTCGGCGATGATGCGCGGCTCGACGCAGTCCCCGACGGCGTGGACCTCGGGCACCTTCCGCCGGAGCAGCTCGAGCCACGTGGGCTCGGACATGGAGCCGCGCGCCACGATGACCAGCTCGGCGCCCACGGTCGCCTCGCGGCCGTCCTCCTCCACGAGCACGGCCCGGCCGTCCCGCACCTCGCGGATGTCGCAGCGGGTGCGGAACGCCACTCCCAGCCGTCGCAGGCGGGCCAGGAGCGGCCCCCGGTAGCTCGGCACCACGTCCCCGGCCAGATCCTCCGCGGGCGAGCGCGAGACCAGGGTGACCCGGTTGCCGCGCTCCGCCAGGAACTCCGCCGTCTCGCAACCCATCTGCCTGCCCCCGAGCACAACCACCGCCAGGTCCCTGGCGGGCGGACGGCCCTCCAGCACTTCCCAGGCCGAGCGCACCTGGCCGGGCCGGGCCCCCAGCACCCGCTCCTCGACGGGGCGGGCGCCGGTGGCCACCACCACGGCATCGGCCTCTCCCTCGGCGAGCCCGTCGGGGCTGAAGGCCGTCGAGGTGGACAGCTGCACCCCCGCCCGGAGCGCCTGGTTGACGAGGCAGCACCTCAACCACTCGATCTTGTCCTTGTGGGGAGGGAGCGCGGCCAGGTGGAGCTGGCCGCCGAGCTCGGCGCTCCGCTCGTACAGCGTGACGTGGTGGCCCCGCGCGGCCGCGGCGCGCGCGGCCTCGAGGCCGGCGGGGCCACCACCGACGACGATGATGCGCTTGGGCGCCGCTGCCGGCCCCACGGCGGAGAACTCCCGCTCGCGCCCCGTCTCGGGATTCACCAGGCACCGGATGGGCCGCGCCCACAGCAGCGCCAGCCGGCAATGGTCACAGGAGATGCACGGGCGGATCTCGTCGTCCCTGCCGGCCGCGGCCTTGGCCGGCCAGTCGGGGTCGGCCAGCAACTGCCGGCCCAGCGCGATGAAATCGGCCTTCCCCTCGTCCAGGATCTCCTCGGCGAAGGCGGGGTGGCGGATCTCCCCCACGGCGATGACCGGCACGGAGACGCGCCCCTTGATGGTGGCGGCGTAGCCGGTGAGCCATCCCTCGGGACGAGCCATGGGGCTGGTGTCGGGCGGAGCCAGGGTGATCGGGGCAGTTCCGCCGATGGAGACATGGATGGCGTCCACGCCCCACGCCTCGAGCGCCTCCGCGATCTCCACGGCCTCCTCGATCCCGTAGCCGCCCTCGGCGCTCAGGCGGAAGAGCACCGGGAAGCGCGCGCCCACCGCCGCGCGGACCCGCCGGACCACCAGCCCGGCGAAGCGGCGGCGGTTCTCCGGGCTCCCGCCATAGGCGTCGGCGCGGCGGTTGGAGGCGGGGGAGAGGAACTCGTGGATCAGGTAGCCATGAGCGCCGTGGATCTCCACCGCATCGTACCCTGCGCGCCGGGCCCGGTCGGCGGCGCGGGCGTACTCCTCCGCCACCGCCTCGATCTCCGTCACGGTCGCCTCCCGGGGGACGATGGAGGCGGCATCCTGGGCCACAGGCGACGGAGCCAGGAGGAAGCCACCGGTCACCGCCGGGTCGGCGCGGCCCCCGCCGTGATGGATCTGCAGCGCGACCTTCGCGCCCTGGCGGTGGACCGCCTCGACCAGCTCGAAGTGGCCGGGCACGAGCCCGTCGCGGTCGATCCCGAGCTGGCAGACGAAGGCCTTGCCCTGCGGCGCGATGTAGGTGGCCTCCACGATGACGAGCCCCGCGCCGCCCGCAGCCCGGCGCGCGTAGTGCTCGACGGTGCGCGGGGTCACCGCCCCCGTCTCGGCGGCGAGCTGCACCACCATGGGTGCCATCACGACCCGATTGCGCAGCTCCATGAGCCCGATCGTTCCCGGCGAGAAGAGCCGCGGGCGGGCCTTCGCTTCCCCCATGTCAAGCCTCCTGTTGGCCCGGCCTCGATGAGGCCAGCGCCCGGGCGGTGTGCGGTCGAGGAGTTTCGTCGTCATCGCGACCACGATCCGGCGGCGGGCCACGGCCTGCCCTTCCCCGCCCCGGCTCAGAGCCCGAGCCCGACCAGCCGCTCGGTGGGCGGCCGGAAGGCCCGGGCGGGCCACGCGAGGGCTGCGTCGAGCTGCGCCAGCATCGTGGGGGTGTCCGCGGGGAC
This window encodes:
- a CDS encoding VanZ family protein; translation: MTEHPRALRLLAPLGWTMVIAWFSGVAGNSSVTRELTLPWIAALLPWAAPETLEALHVLVRKTGHVTEYGLLAFLWAWAVGSWRAPLALSVLTAFLDEAHQATTLEREGSVGDLLLDSTAAAAALWLLHQGPGAPLDTLARALLWIAAGGGTALLLVNLTAGAPGGWLWLSVPAAWIALALLRMRTRRP
- a CDS encoding ribonuclease H-like domain-containing protein, translated to MAVPADLRDLIRRLEARTRAPRPDRPAASIQDAVAGAIEETERGPVLVVRRRWPLAHVHGGQPLTALRGAAPECLALLARDGVSPPGPDRLLYLDTETTGLAGGTGTYAFLVGAGFVDGAELEVRQFFMRDLDEEPALLAAVDGLLRRFDGLVTYNGAGFDLPLLETRFVLGRRRWPGEGVHLDLLPAARRLWGGRLADCRLGTVEQRVLGFSREDDVPGALIPSLYFDYLRRRHPGDVPRIFEHNRHDILSLAALTGWVTDAAGRAPDPGLAPEDLAALGRLWEPRDAARGEACYRLALRLGLEGAGRERLLSRLAWTERRRARFVEARALWEEIVHRQGAFDPRPWEEMAKIDEHRRRDFATAHAVIREALDRARSTRAADGVIAALTHRLHRLDRRRQAGARSPRLRQQAAPGPEGPPPRPGT
- a CDS encoding FAD-dependent oxidoreductase, encoding MGEAKARPRLFSPGTIGLMELRNRVVMAPMVVQLAAETGAVTPRTVEHYARRAAGGAGLVIVEATYIAPQGKAFVCQLGIDRDGLVPGHFELVEAVHRQGAKVALQIHHGGGRADPAVTGGFLLAPSPVAQDAASIVPREATVTEIEAVAEEYARAADRARRAGYDAVEIHGAHGYLIHEFLSPASNRRADAYGGSPENRRRFAGLVVRRVRAAVGARFPVLFRLSAEGGYGIEEAVEIAEALEAWGVDAIHVSIGGTAPITLAPPDTSPMARPEGWLTGYAATIKGRVSVPVIAVGEIRHPAFAEEILDEGKADFIALGRQLLADPDWPAKAAAGRDDEIRPCISCDHCRLALLWARPIRCLVNPETGREREFSAVGPAAAPKRIIVVGGGPAGLEAARAAAARGHHVTLYERSAELGGQLHLAALPPHKDKIEWLRCCLVNQALRAGVQLSTSTAFSPDGLAEGEADAVVVATGARPVEERVLGARPGQVRSAWEVLEGRPPARDLAVVVLGGRQMGCETAEFLAERGNRVTLVSRSPAEDLAGDVVPSYRGPLLARLRRLGVAFRTRCDIREVRDGRAVLVEEDGREATVGAELVIVARGSMSEPTWLELLRRKVPEVHAVGDCVEPRIIADALYEGAWAGSHI
- a CDS encoding oxaloacetate decarboxylase, which translates into the protein MRPSTRLRRLLAGPDIIVAPGVYDGLSARLACRAGFSAVYATGGGIARSLGYPDLGLLGLVEVADRVARIVEQSEVPVIADADTGYGNALSARRAVRELERAGVAAFHLEDQHFPKRCGHYADKSVVPVEEMAQKIRAAREAASDPDLVIIARTDAIAVEGFEAALARAQAYAEAGADMLFVEAPQTEAQIEAVPARLRAPQLINMFLGGKTPLVSLERLRAWGYRIVIIPSDLQRAAIRAMEEVLAAIKRDGNSAALAERMASFEEREAVVDTPRYLELDRRYASRPGAAPP
- a CDS encoding decarboxylase — translated: MADANWSKHMADVLRRNGIRLFATVPDYIVTQVLEQLWSDSQCRVVTVCREEEGLGLLSGAFMAGRRGALIMQNSGLGNCVNTLGSLNVASQIPVVLVMSHRGDLGEFNPAQVPVGQAAARILDALDIRHLMPRSIADLEAQADGLIKLAYTRSLPVAFILPAELTGGKLG
- a CDS encoding DEAD/DEAH box helicase, whose protein sequence is MSLRDLLDELLTSLETGPLIAATRHFDARPAAFAPFPSSLDPRLVVALRGRGVTQLYSHQARAFESVAKGEHLVVVTPTASGKTLCYNLPVLQSLVQQPEARVLYLFPTKALAQDQLAELTELARTLPGMRMFTYDGDTPQDARRAVRARANLVLTNPDMLHSGILPHHTKWVNLFQNLRYIVIDELHAYRGVFGSHLANVLRRLKRICRHYGSAPQFIMASATIANPRELAERLTGEPVSEIGESGAPTGDKLFVCYNPPVANPELGIRAPYLGEAAKLAARFLKGKIATIVFCQSRLSTEVVLATVKKLVEDRTGDSGIVRGYRGGYLPHRRREVEQGLRSGEVLGVVATSALELGIDIGHLDVAVLAGFPGTIASLWQQAGRAGRRSGQSVAILVATSAPMDQYLVAHPEYLFGVSPEQARINPQNPFILVNHLKCGAFELPFEAGEPFGGEVSAQLAALEEAGLLHRAGDRYHWTSETYPADHISLRTVTSDNFLVIDTTARDAKETRRRQIIAEVDWKSAFAMIYPYMVESEPFEVQALHYREDEEKVAYVKRVVVDYFTDAISAKGVWILQRFTRRDSRGLAAEQGEVLVAEKVVGFKKIKMGTLENVGSGEVELPQQEMQTTGVWLTFDPAVLARVSPSREELVDGLRALTYLLHHLAPIFLLCDVRDVGAWLGDGTPAETGVVATRESARARLLRAEAFTPTIYLYDSQPGGAGLAERIFEVLPEILAQGCTMLDSCPCKSGCPSCVGPVNEVGRRAKSAARALLAELVNPA